The following are from one region of the Chitinophagales bacterium genome:
- a CDS encoding membrane protein, whose product MELLCNPDLPIIKKDWRGNPVHDGRFQNLGRPVKTPLSKVLRWAVTPNPQRQQKRKDSWMLPIVHEPLRLEGSFITWLGHASFLIKLGSTVLITDPVLGTLPMIKRWAPVPYTLEELPRIDFVLLSHDHRDHCDEQSLKQIAGRFKPQMLVPLNMQDLLSGWVPDITIQEAGWYQQYSLDRSGLEVFFLPARHWGKRGLLDDHRRLWGSFLIRYKQITIYFGGDSGYDAHFKEIASLFGKIDIALLPIGAYKPSWMMKEVHMSPPEAHLAFEDLKASLLVPMHYGVFDLADEPMGEPISWLRKIMQQHAASERLKELAVGEAWTI is encoded by the coding sequence ATGGAATTACTTTGTAATCCTGATTTACCCATAATTAAAAAAGATTGGCGGGGGAACCCTGTGCATGATGGGCGCTTTCAGAACCTTGGAAGGCCGGTAAAAACACCTCTTTCAAAGGTTCTGCGCTGGGCGGTTACTCCTAATCCACAAAGACAACAAAAACGGAAAGATTCCTGGATGTTGCCTATTGTGCATGAACCTCTCAGGCTTGAAGGCAGCTTTATCACCTGGCTGGGGCACGCATCCTTTCTGATAAAGCTGGGATCCACAGTTTTAATCACCGATCCGGTGTTGGGCACATTGCCGATGATAAAACGCTGGGCTCCTGTACCTTATACTCTGGAAGAGCTTCCCCGCATTGATTTTGTATTGCTTTCACATGACCACCGCGATCATTGTGATGAACAGAGTCTGAAGCAAATTGCCGGTCGTTTTAAGCCGCAGATGCTGGTGCCCCTGAATATGCAGGATTTGCTTAGTGGTTGGGTTCCGGATATTACCATTCAGGAAGCGGGATGGTATCAGCAGTATAGTTTGGATAGGAGCGGTCTTGAAGTTTTTTTCTTACCTGCGCGGCACTGGGGTAAGCGTGGTCTGCTGGATGACCATAGAAGACTCTGGGGAAGTTTTCTTATCCGATATAAGCAGATAACCATCTATTTTGGCGGTGACAGCGGCTATGATGCGCACTTTAAGGAAATAGCTTCCCTTTTTGGCAAAATAGATATTGCCTTGTTGCCTATAGGCGCCTACAAACCCTCCTGGATGATGAAAGAGGTACATATGAGTCCTCCAGAGGCACACCTGGCTTTTGAGGATTTAAAAGCTTCTCTCTTGGTGCCAATGCATTATGGCGTATTTGATCTTGCGGACGAACCCATGGGCGAGCCTATTAGCTGGCTCCGGAAAATCATGCAACAGCATGCTGCCTCAGAGCGGCTCAAAGAACTCGCTGTAGGAGAGGCCTGGACGATATAA
- the htpG gene encoding chaperone protein htpG: METGQINVKTENIFPIIKKFLYSDHEIFLRELVANAVDATQKLKGLASLGDVKEEIGDTTIEVIIDEKARTLTVKDRGIGMTAEEVKKYINQIAFSSAQEFVEKFKNEQPNIIGKFGLGFYSAFMVADKVELISLSYKPGSRAVRWVCDGSPEYTMDEAEKQDRGTDVILYISEESIEFLETERVRSLLEKYCKFMPVEIKFDGRIINNPVPAWTKKPADLTTKDYQDFYKELYPFSDAPLFWIHLNVDYPFHLTGILYFPKLKGAYEIQKNKIQLYCRQVFVTDSVEGIVPEFLMHLHGVIDSPDIPLNVSRSYLQSDPNVKKINAYITKKVAEKLSELFRENRKEFEDKWNQISIFVKYGMMSDEKFYEKAKEFCLLKNTEEKFFTLEEYKEKIKALQTDRHGNLVLLYTPNAEGQHQFVETARSRNYDVLLADTLIDTHFFSHLEHKEDKLTFKRVDADTIEHLIEKEEKKDSVLSKREEEQLIAAFKEQINSPFFHVMVKPLSPDDPPAIITQPEFSRRMREMALTGGFSDKHFLPEEYNLVLNANHKLIGNILNEESKTKKEELINQIFDLALLSQNMLKGSKLSEFVKRSYSILQGENIQKGKIII, encoded by the coding sequence ATGGAAACCGGACAAATCAACGTTAAAACCGAGAACATTTTTCCCATCATCAAAAAATTTCTTTACTCCGACCACGAAATATTTCTGCGGGAGCTTGTAGCTAATGCAGTAGATGCCACGCAGAAGCTCAAGGGGCTGGCTTCTCTTGGCGATGTAAAAGAAGAAATCGGGGACACAACTATTGAGGTGATTATTGACGAAAAGGCACGCACCCTTACTGTAAAGGACAGAGGCATCGGTATGACTGCCGAAGAGGTGAAAAAATATATAAACCAGATTGCCTTTTCCAGCGCACAGGAATTTGTAGAAAAATTTAAAAACGAGCAGCCCAACATTATCGGCAAATTCGGGCTGGGCTTCTACTCGGCCTTCATGGTAGCAGACAAGGTTGAGCTGATAAGTCTTTCGTACAAGCCTGGCTCCAGGGCCGTTAGATGGGTATGCGATGGAAGCCCGGAATACACTATGGATGAAGCCGAAAAACAAGATCGCGGTACAGATGTCATCCTGTACATCAGCGAAGAATCCATAGAATTCCTGGAAACCGAGCGCGTCCGGTCTCTTCTTGAAAAATATTGCAAATTCATGCCGGTAGAGATAAAATTTGACGGACGCATCATCAATAACCCTGTCCCGGCATGGACCAAAAAACCCGCTGACCTCACCACCAAAGACTATCAGGACTTTTATAAAGAACTTTACCCCTTTTCAGATGCGCCTCTGTTCTGGATACATCTGAACGTAGATTATCCTTTTCACCTTACCGGAATTCTTTATTTCCCCAAACTGAAAGGCGCTTATGAAATTCAGAAGAATAAAATTCAGCTCTATTGCCGACAGGTGTTTGTAACCGATTCAGTTGAAGGTATTGTACCGGAATTTCTCATGCACCTGCATGGCGTCATTGACTCTCCGGATATTCCACTCAACGTATCACGAAGCTATCTGCAAAGTGACCCGAATGTAAAAAAAATCAATGCCTATATCACTAAAAAGGTTGCCGAAAAACTATCGGAGCTGTTCAGGGAAAACCGTAAGGAATTTGAAGACAAATGGAATCAGATAAGCATATTCGTAAAATATGGTATGATGAGTGATGAAAAATTCTACGAAAAAGCAAAGGAATTCTGCTTGTTAAAAAATACCGAAGAAAAGTTTTTTACTCTGGAAGAGTACAAAGAGAAAATCAAAGCCCTTCAGACTGATCGCCATGGCAACCTCGTTTTACTATACACACCCAATGCAGAAGGGCAACATCAGTTTGTGGAAACCGCCCGAAGCAGAAACTATGACGTGCTTCTGGCTGATACTCTTATCGACACGCATTTCTTCAGTCATCTGGAACACAAGGAAGACAAACTCACTTTCAAACGTGTAGATGCGGATACCATTGAGCATTTAATAGAAAAGGAGGAGAAAAAAGATTCAGTATTGTCCAAGAGGGAAGAAGAACAGCTAATCGCGGCATTTAAAGAGCAAATCAACAGTCCTTTCTTTCATGTAATGGTGAAACCGCTATCTCCTGACGATCCGCCTGCCATCATCACACAGCCCGAGTTTTCCAGACGTATGCGCGAAATGGCCTTAACAGGTGGTTTTAGTGACAAGCATTTTTTACCGGAAGAGTATAACCTTGTACTGAATGCCAACCACAAATTGATCGGTAATATCCTCAATGAAGAATCTAAAACAAAAAAAGAAGAGCTGATTAATCAGATATTTGATTTGGCGCTCTTGTCACAGAATATGCTGAAGGGCAGTAAACTGTCTGAGTTCGTCAAACGGAGCTATTCCATACTGCAGGGAGAAAATATTCAGAAAGGGAAAATAATTATCTGA
- a CDS encoding sugar kinase, which translates to MSLLVVGTVAFDSIETPFGKSEKIIGGAATYICWSASYFIKDIRLVSVIGDDFPRQEIQELTARGVNVEGLQIRQGHKSFFWAGKYHLDMNTRTTLATELNVLADFDPVLPESYKTSEFLMLGNLTPQVQIRVIEQMQRRPRLVVMDTMNYWMDTQRDTLLKVLKKVDVLAINDEEARQLSQEYSLIKAARKILRMGPRYLVIKKGENGALLFHENQVFFAPAIPLEEVFDPTGAGDTFAGGFIGHIANTRDISFDNMKRAVIFGSAMASFCVEKFGLARLKEITREELDERVQEFIDLVQFDISLEE; encoded by the coding sequence ATGAGCTTACTGGTTGTTGGAACCGTTGCCTTTGATTCCATTGAAACGCCTTTCGGTAAATCGGAAAAAATAATTGGAGGAGCAGCAACTTACATCTGTTGGTCTGCTTCTTACTTTATAAAAGACATCCGCTTAGTATCCGTTATCGGAGATGATTTCCCCCGGCAAGAGATTCAGGAGTTGACCGCCCGCGGTGTTAATGTAGAAGGTCTGCAGATACGTCAAGGACACAAATCCTTTTTCTGGGCCGGTAAGTACCATCTGGATATGAATACCCGCACTACTCTTGCTACAGAACTGAATGTGCTTGCTGATTTTGACCCTGTTTTGCCTGAAAGCTACAAGACAAGTGAATTTCTGATGCTAGGCAATCTTACTCCGCAGGTACAGATACGGGTGATTGAACAAATGCAAAGGCGCCCGCGCTTGGTCGTCATGGATACCATGAATTACTGGATGGACACACAGCGTGATACCTTGCTCAAAGTGCTCAAAAAAGTCGATGTACTGGCTATCAATGACGAGGAAGCCCGTCAGCTATCGCAGGAATATAGCCTGATAAAAGCCGCCCGAAAAATTCTCCGGATGGGGCCACGCTATCTGGTGATAAAAAAAGGCGAAAACGGAGCTTTGCTGTTTCACGAAAACCAGGTTTTCTTTGCTCCGGCCATTCCTTTGGAAGAGGTTTTTGACCCCACCGGGGCCGGAGATACTTTTGCCGGTGGCTTCATCGGGCATATAGCCAACACCCGGGATATCTCTTTTGACAACATGAAACGGGCTGTTATTTTTGGATCTGCCATGGCTTCTTTTTGTGTTGAGAAGTTTGGACTTGCCCGATTAAAGGAAATTACCCGTGAAGAGCTGGATGAACGCGTTCAGGAGTTTATTGATCTGGTGCAATTTGATATATCCCTGGAAGAGTAA
- a CDS encoding TIGR02757 family protein — protein sequence MRIKRLLDKKFRQYNSKQFVAADPISIPHRFTLRQDIEIAGFFAATMAWGQRKTIISKCMNLMALMDYAPYDFILRHEEKDLERFLTFRHRTFQPDDVLYFIAFFKHFYSQENSLETAFSRFISPDDETLEKALIGFHDLFFSLEYVPQRTLKHVASPIKNSTCKRLNMFLRWMVRKDHSGVDFGLWNSIRPAQLLCPLDVHVGRVARKLGLLHPKSTGWKAVKELTGNLKKLDPSDPVKYDFALFGMGVMEKF from the coding sequence ATGCGTATCAAACGCCTGCTTGACAAAAAGTTTAGGCAATACAACTCCAAACAATTTGTAGCTGCTGACCCCATCAGCATCCCTCACCGTTTTACCCTTAGACAGGACATTGAAATTGCAGGCTTCTTTGCTGCAACGATGGCCTGGGGACAGCGCAAAACCATTATCAGCAAATGCATGAACCTGATGGCCCTGATGGATTATGCCCCTTACGACTTTATTTTGCGCCACGAGGAAAAAGATCTTGAACGCTTTTTAACCTTTCGCCACCGTACTTTTCAGCCTGATGACGTACTGTATTTCATTGCTTTCTTCAAGCACTTTTACAGCCAGGAGAACAGTCTTGAAACGGCATTCAGCCGGTTCATCAGCCCGGATGACGAAACGCTTGAAAAGGCTTTAATCGGCTTCCATGACCTGTTTTTCTCCCTGGAGTATGTTCCCCAGCGTACACTAAAGCATGTGGCCTCCCCTATAAAAAACTCCACCTGCAAACGTCTGAATATGTTCCTGCGCTGGATGGTAAGAAAAGACCATAGCGGAGTTGATTTCGGGTTGTGGAACAGCATACGGCCTGCACAGCTTTTATGTCCGCTTGACGTGCATGTGGGCCGCGTAGCCCGCAAGCTCGGACTACTGCATCCCAAATCTACAGGCTGGAAGGCAGTCAAAGAACTTACGGGCAATCTGAAAAAGCTTGATCCCTCTGATCCGGTAAAATATGACTTTGCTCTTTTTGGAATGGGTGTTATGGAAAAATTCTGA
- a CDS encoding fumarylacetoacetase: MKLISYLSENETDQLAILIDQTAYDVDVLDESLPGTMSDFLWEGPEAINLAKEYEKKIRSGALKPDFGKPVDKLTLLAPVPFPTSFRDAYAFRQHVEAARRNRGMEMIPEFDQFPVFYFTNHNAVQGPGNVYLMPDHFKMLDFELEIAAVIGKEGSNIRAEQADTYIAGFTILNDLSARQLQMEEMKLNLGPAKGKDFANLIGPWLVTPDELEKHLVKPKPGHTGKVYNLKMTCKINGRLVSEGNMKDMDWTFAEIIERCSYGTDLLPGDVIGSGTVGTGCFLEINGTEKLKNPSYEPQWLKENDVVELEIEGLGKLVNTMKKISTDYSILALKK; this comes from the coding sequence ATGAAACTGATTTCCTATTTAAGTGAAAACGAAACAGACCAGCTGGCAATTCTTATTGATCAGACAGCCTATGACGTGGATGTATTGGATGAGTCTCTGCCGGGAACGATGAGCGACTTTTTATGGGAAGGGCCGGAGGCAATAAACCTGGCGAAAGAATACGAGAAAAAAATCAGGTCGGGTGCTCTGAAACCCGATTTTGGCAAGCCCGTTGACAAACTCACACTGTTGGCCCCTGTTCCCTTCCCCACCTCATTTCGCGATGCCTACGCCTTTCGTCAACACGTAGAGGCTGCCAGACGCAACCGGGGCATGGAAATGATTCCGGAGTTTGATCAGTTTCCTGTTTTTTATTTCACCAATCATAATGCCGTGCAAGGACCGGGCAATGTGTATCTGATGCCCGACCACTTTAAAATGCTAGATTTTGAGCTGGAAATTGCTGCCGTGATAGGTAAAGAGGGCTCCAACATACGTGCTGAGCAGGCCGATACATACATTGCCGGCTTTACGATTCTGAATGATCTCAGTGCCCGACAATTGCAAATGGAGGAAATGAAGCTTAACCTGGGTCCTGCCAAGGGGAAAGATTTTGCCAATCTGATCGGGCCGTGGCTGGTGACACCCGATGAGCTGGAAAAGCACCTGGTAAAACCCAAGCCCGGACATACAGGCAAAGTTTACAACCTGAAAATGACTTGTAAAATCAATGGCAGGCTGGTTTCTGAAGGAAATATGAAAGATATGGACTGGACCTTCGCTGAAATTATTGAACGTTGCTCCTATGGCACCGACCTCCTGCCGGGTGATGTAATCGGCTCGGGAACCGTGGGAACCGGCTGTTTTCTGGAAATAAACGGAACAGAAAAACTGAAAAATCCATCTTATGAGCCTCAATGGCTGAAGGAAAATGATGTGGTTGAATTAGAAATTGAAGGTCTGGGCAAGCTGGTCAACACGATGAAAAAAATTTCTACAGATTATTCCATCCTTGCCCTGAAAAAGTAG
- a CDS encoding flavin reductase, with protein MRIDPAAISPSKLHGYLLSAVAPRPIAFASTLSETGVPNLAPFSFFNCFSSNPPILIFSANRRQTNNTTKDTYANIRATREVVINTVSYSFVRKMALASIDYPADVNEFEKAGFTPLPSEKIKPFRVAESPVQFECKVNDIIELGTGGGAGNLFICEILLMHVKDEVLSGEGRIDPNKIDLVARMGGPLYCRASGDALFQIVQPFDKIGIGFDQLPTKIRDSKVLTGNELAELASVEALPSDEEIKSFSADPRYCQLVERFRNDPESLEYHVHEYARQLLKEGQKEKAWQLLLQL; from the coding sequence ATGCGTATTGACCCTGCCGCCATTTCGCCTTCAAAACTACATGGCTATCTGCTGAGTGCAGTTGCCCCCCGCCCCATAGCTTTTGCCAGTACATTGAGCGAAACAGGAGTGCCCAATCTTGCCCCTTTCAGCTTTTTTAATTGCTTCAGCTCTAACCCCCCTATCCTGATTTTTTCTGCCAACCGCAGGCAAACCAACAATACCACAAAAGACACCTATGCAAACATTCGGGCAACGCGAGAGGTAGTGATTAATACCGTGAGCTATTCTTTTGTGAGGAAAATGGCGCTTGCAAGTATAGATTACCCCGCTGATGTGAATGAGTTTGAAAAAGCTGGTTTTACACCCTTGCCCTCTGAAAAAATAAAGCCCTTCAGAGTTGCCGAATCACCGGTGCAGTTTGAATGCAAAGTGAATGATATTATTGAATTGGGCACGGGTGGAGGGGCCGGAAATTTATTTATCTGCGAAATACTGCTGATGCATGTTAAAGACGAAGTGCTATCCGGGGAAGGCAGAATTGATCCCAACAAAATTGACCTGGTAGCCCGCATGGGAGGCCCCCTCTACTGTCGTGCTTCCGGGGATGCCCTATTTCAGATTGTGCAACCTTTTGACAAAATAGGTATCGGCTTTGACCAGCTGCCGACAAAAATTAGGGACAGTAAAGTGCTTACAGGCAACGAACTCGCTGAACTGGCCAGCGTGGAAGCACTACCCTCTGACGAAGAAATAAAAAGCTTTTCTGCAGACCCCCGATACTGTCAACTCGTGGAGCGCTTTCGCAATGATCCCGAATCGCTGGAGTACCATGTGCATGAATATGCCCGCCAACTTCTGAAAGAAGGACAAAAAGAAAAAGCCTGGCAACTGTTGCTGCAGCTCTGA
- the lysS gene encoding lysine--tRNA ligase: MHLSEQEQIRRQGLQEIKTLGINPYPAELFEVNATTADILRNFEKDKSAYQNVSLAGRLMSKRIMGKASFGVIQDAHGKIQFYIVRDEICPQEDKTLYNTVFKKLLDLGDIIGITGYVFTTQTGEITIHVREIKLLSKSLRPLPVVKEADGRVFDQVTDPEFRYRQRYVDLIINPRSRQVFLQRTRLIEAIRTFLNSKNYLEVETPVLQPVYGGASARPFITHHNALDMTLYLRIADELYLKRLIVGGLEGVYEIGKDFRNEGMDRTHNPEFTMLELYVAYKDYIWMMELVEELFEKIALNLHGKTEIQSDGKTINFKRPYPRMTMYEAIEKFTGIDISEMDEKQLAETARKLKVETDPSMGKGKLIDEIFSELCEPHLIQPTFITDYPVEMSPLAKSHRSKPGLVERFELICNGKEICNAFSELNDPLEQRKRFEEQLKLRERGDEEAMMLDEDFLRALEYGMPPTAGLGIGIDRLTMLMTDSHSIQDVILFPQMKPERFY; this comes from the coding sequence ATGCATCTCAGCGAACAGGAACAAATCAGACGGCAGGGCCTTCAGGAAATAAAAACCCTTGGCATTAACCCCTACCCCGCAGAGCTTTTTGAAGTCAACGCCACAACAGCAGACATTCTCCGGAACTTCGAAAAAGATAAGTCAGCATATCAAAATGTAAGCCTGGCCGGGAGACTGATGTCAAAAAGAATCATGGGTAAAGCCTCTTTTGGAGTGATTCAGGATGCCCACGGGAAAATTCAGTTTTATATCGTGCGTGATGAAATCTGTCCGCAAGAAGATAAAACCCTCTATAACACCGTATTCAAAAAATTGCTCGATCTGGGCGATATCATAGGAATCACAGGATATGTGTTTACCACACAAACCGGTGAAATCACTATACACGTTCGCGAGATCAAGCTACTCAGCAAATCTTTGCGACCCCTGCCGGTGGTGAAAGAGGCTGATGGACGTGTGTTTGACCAGGTTACAGATCCCGAATTCCGCTACCGGCAGCGATATGTTGACCTGATTATCAATCCACGTTCCAGACAGGTTTTTTTACAGCGTACCCGCCTGATTGAAGCCATCCGCACGTTTCTTAACAGCAAAAATTATCTGGAGGTAGAAACCCCTGTGCTTCAGCCTGTTTACGGAGGGGCCTCAGCCCGGCCGTTTATCACGCATCATAATGCGCTGGACATGACTCTGTATCTGCGTATTGCCGATGAGCTTTACCTTAAAAGACTGATAGTGGGCGGACTGGAAGGCGTCTATGAAATAGGCAAAGACTTTCGGAATGAAGGTATGGACCGCACGCATAATCCGGAATTCACCATGCTGGAGCTATACGTTGCCTATAAGGATTATATCTGGATGATGGAGTTAGTGGAAGAGCTTTTTGAAAAGATTGCTCTGAACCTGCATGGGAAAACCGAAATTCAGTCCGATGGGAAAACTATCAACTTCAAACGCCCCTATCCACGCATGACCATGTATGAAGCCATTGAGAAATTTACCGGCATAGACATCTCTGAAATGGATGAGAAGCAGCTTGCAGAAACCGCCCGGAAACTAAAAGTTGAAACAGACCCTTCCATGGGAAAAGGGAAACTGATTGATGAAATTTTCAGTGAATTATGCGAGCCGCACCTTATACAGCCCACTTTTATTACGGACTATCCCGTAGAAATGTCGCCCCTGGCGAAAAGCCATCGGTCTAAGCCGGGACTGGTAGAGCGCTTTGAACTCATCTGCAACGGCAAAGAAATCTGTAATGCGTTTTCCGAGCTGAATGATCCTCTTGAACAGCGCAAGCGCTTTGAAGAGCAGCTCAAACTGCGTGAAAGAGGTGATGAGGAGGCTATGATGCTGGACGAAGATTTTTTACGCGCCTTGGAATACGGCATGCCTCCCACAGCAGGACTGGGCATAGGCATTGATCGCCTTACGATGCTGATGACTGACTCCCATTCCATTCAGGATGTTATTCTCTTCCCCCAGATGAAACCGGAGAGGTTTTACTGA
- a CDS encoding ribose 5-phosphate isomerase B: MFEMDTIRLGIAADHAGFEYKEAIARLLKKNGYDIKDFGTYTPESVDYPDYVHPLCNEIDAGKLDRGILLCGTGNGVAMAANKHPSVKAAVCWDNDIAVLARRHNDANVICLPARFVSLELAIEMVQLFLNTEFEGGRHKRRVDKIPLGQ; the protein is encoded by the coding sequence ATGTTTGAAATGGATACTATTCGCCTGGGCATTGCGGCTGATCATGCCGGCTTTGAATATAAAGAAGCCATAGCCAGGCTGTTAAAGAAGAATGGCTATGACATCAAAGACTTCGGCACATATACCCCCGAATCGGTGGATTACCCCGATTATGTACATCCGCTTTGTAATGAGATAGATGCCGGCAAACTGGACCGTGGCATTTTGCTATGCGGAACCGGCAACGGGGTAGCTATGGCTGCCAACAAGCACCCATCGGTAAAGGCTGCTGTCTGCTGGGATAATGATATTGCTGTGCTTGCACGAAGACATAACGATGCGAATGTGATATGTTTGCCCGCCCGCTTTGTCAGTCTGGAGCTGGCAATTGAGATGGTGCAGCTTTTTCTGAATACAGAGTTTGAAGGCGGTCGCCATAAGCGCAGGGTTGACAAGATACCGCTGGGTCAGTAA
- the tatC gene encoding Sec-independent protein translocase protein TatC, whose amino-acid sequence MPFLDHVEVLRWHIIRSLIVMALFSAFMFVNKSFVFDTLIFGPSRPDFFTYRALCWISERIALGKALCIQAFDFRFINIELAAQFMVHIKMSILAGFVASFPYVFWEFWRFVRPALYEHEASYARGIIFFSSLLFFSGVLFGYFILVPTMLNFLGNYQVSANVENSFTLTNYVGFIGMFVLLSGLIFELPMVVYFLSKIGLIGPSLMRTYRRHAIVIILFISAIITPSPDIGSQILVFLPVYFLYEISIFISARVEKNRVATL is encoded by the coding sequence ATGCCATTTCTGGATCATGTAGAAGTGCTCCGGTGGCATATCATTCGCTCCTTGATCGTCATGGCACTGTTCAGCGCCTTTATGTTCGTCAACAAGTCGTTTGTTTTTGACACTTTGATTTTCGGCCCTTCACGGCCTGACTTTTTCACTTATCGGGCACTATGCTGGATTTCCGAACGTATTGCCCTGGGGAAAGCATTATGTATTCAGGCTTTTGATTTTCGCTTTATCAATATTGAACTTGCAGCCCAGTTTATGGTACATATTAAAATGTCTATTCTTGCCGGATTTGTAGCATCCTTTCCCTACGTGTTTTGGGAGTTCTGGCGATTTGTACGTCCTGCCCTGTATGAACACGAGGCTAGCTATGCACGGGGAATTATTTTTTTCAGCAGCCTTTTGTTTTTTTCGGGAGTGCTATTTGGATATTTTATTCTGGTGCCTACGATGTTGAATTTTCTGGGTAATTATCAGGTAAGTGCCAACGTGGAAAATAGCTTTACGCTTACAAACTATGTGGGCTTTATAGGCATGTTTGTGCTGTTGTCAGGGCTCATCTTCGAGCTCCCGATGGTGGTATATTTCTTATCCAAAATAGGGTTGATTGGTCCCTCACTGATGCGCACCTACCGCAGACATGCTATAGTGATCATTTTGTTTATCTCTGCGATAATCACCCCCTCCCCGGATATCGGATCCCAGATTTTGGTGTTTTTACCCGTTTATTTTCTGTATGAAATCAGTATATTTATATCAGCACGCGTGGAAAAAAATCGTGTTGCTACCCTTTAA
- a CDS encoding cell envelope biogenesis protein OmpA — protein MKKVCLHGIVLMILFTSCVSSKKLEQEQARSKNLQLENEALLDELQKMTLLKTSLDEENDSLKKSLAHLQNDAEQLNRELQAEKKKYTELNKLYDDLVEQNKKLLSASSAEKQKLLADLENQKRELAQKEQELNAEKAKIDQLSAELTQREKRLKDLEDLVSRKDAAIADLKKRIENALLSFNKDELSVEIKDGKIYVSLQEKLLFKSGSAVVDAKGRDALNKLADVLARQTDVDILIEGHTDNDPIKTECIKDNWDLSVLRATAIVRILQENKGIRPERFIASGRSEYVPVAPNTTKEGKAKNRRTEIILAPRLDEIFKILESPN, from the coding sequence ATGAAAAAGGTCTGTTTGCATGGTATCGTCCTGATGATATTATTTACCTCCTGTGTGTCTAGCAAAAAGCTGGAACAGGAGCAAGCCCGTTCAAAAAATCTGCAGCTGGAAAATGAGGCTCTGCTGGATGAATTGCAGAAGATGACCCTCCTTAAAACATCTCTGGATGAGGAAAATGACTCCTTAAAGAAATCGCTCGCTCACCTGCAAAATGATGCGGAGCAGCTAAACCGGGAGCTACAAGCAGAAAAGAAGAAATATACCGAACTTAACAAGCTGTATGATGACCTCGTAGAGCAAAATAAAAAGCTGCTTTCGGCTTCTTCGGCCGAAAAACAAAAATTGCTTGCTGACCTGGAAAACCAAAAGCGTGAACTGGCGCAAAAGGAACAGGAGTTGAATGCCGAGAAAGCCAAAATAGACCAACTAAGTGCCGAGCTGACACAGCGGGAAAAGAGGCTTAAAGACCTGGAGGATTTGGTCAGCCGGAAAGATGCTGCCATAGCTGATTTGAAGAAACGCATTGAAAACGCCTTACTAAGTTTCAATAAAGACGAACTCAGCGTGGAAATCAAAGACGGTAAGATTTATGTATCCCTGCAGGAAAAGCTCTTGTTCAAATCAGGGAGCGCTGTTGTAGATGCTAAAGGAAGAGACGCACTGAATAAGCTGGCTGATGTGCTGGCCAGGCAAACCGATGTGGACATTCTCATTGAAGGACATACGGATAATGACCCCATCAAAACCGAATGCATAAAAGACAACTGGGATCTGAGCGTGCTGCGCGCCACTGCTATTGTGCGCATTCTGCAGGAGAATAAAGGCATCCGGCCGGAAAGGTTTATTGCTTCCGGAAGAAGCGAATATGTGCCGGTTGCGCCTAATACAACCAAAGAAGGGAAAGCTAAAAACCGCAGAACAGAAATTATACTGGCCCCCCGTCTAGACGAAATATTCAAAATCCTGGAAAGCCCCAATTAA
- a CDS encoding DNA-directed RNA polymerase sigma-70 factor, giving the protein MDYTELIRGCKNEDRLAQKKLYEHFYGRMMGVCLRYATCRDEAAVILNKGFLKVFRQIKSFDSSKGRLDSWIYKIILNTAIDHFRSSCRHNDRMADMDQADTVAESAEVLDYLSAEEIIVLIQKLTPAYRTVFNLSVMDGLSHAQIARELRISEGTVKSNLAKARKKLQAMVHEMHKVMLHYAK; this is encoded by the coding sequence ATGGATTATACTGAACTCATCCGCGGTTGTAAAAACGAAGACCGTCTTGCTCAGAAAAAACTTTATGAGCACTTCTATGGTCGGATGATGGGCGTGTGTTTAAGATATGCCACCTGCAGGGATGAAGCAGCGGTCATTTTAAATAAAGGATTTCTGAAAGTGTTCAGACAGATTAAATCTTTTGATTCATCAAAAGGGCGGCTGGATAGCTGGATTTATAAAATCATACTCAATACGGCTATAGATCATTTCCGCTCCTCATGCCGCCATAATGATAGAATGGCTGACATGGATCAGGCCGATACCGTTGCTGAATCGGCAGAAGTGCTGGATTACCTCAGCGCAGAGGAGATTATAGTACTCATTCAGAAGCTTACGCCCGCTTACCGGACTGTTTTCAACCTTTCAGTTATGGATGGTTTGAGTCATGCGCAAATAGCCCGTGAACTCCGCATTTCGGAAGGCACGGTAAAGTCCAATCTGGCAAAAGCCCGCAAGAAGCTGCAGGCTATGGTACACGAGATGCATAAAGTAATGTTGCATTATGCAAAATGA